The following coding sequences lie in one Oceanidesulfovibrio indonesiensis genomic window:
- a CDS encoding microcin C ABC transporter permease YejB: protein MTSYIIRRLLLMVPTLIGIMTVNFFIIQAAPGGPVEQMITRLEQTEVGALSRVGAGAGGGEISGPSAGDSSGKSTYRGAQGLDPELVKDLEKLYGFDKPMLERYMMMLGNYAQFDFGESFFRGRPVTTLIMERLPVSISLGLWSTLIIYAISIPLGITKAVRHGSKFDVWSSFAVVVGYAIPGFLFAILLVVLFAGGSYFKLFPLRGLVSPHWEDLSLIKQVLDYLWHMVLPVTALSIGGFATLTMLTKNSFLDEVNKLYVVTARAKGLTERRILYGHVFRNAMLIIIAGFPGAFISLFFTGALIIEVIFSLDGLGLLGFESTLQRDYPVMFGTLYIFSLLGLFIKLVSDITYTMVDPRIDFESRGS from the coding sequence ATGACCTCCTACATCATCCGCCGTCTGCTGCTCATGGTTCCCACGCTCATCGGGATCATGACGGTGAACTTCTTCATCATCCAGGCCGCGCCAGGCGGCCCCGTGGAGCAGATGATAACCCGCCTTGAGCAAACCGAGGTGGGCGCGCTATCGCGCGTAGGCGCCGGCGCCGGCGGCGGGGAGATATCCGGACCATCCGCCGGCGATTCATCAGGCAAATCCACCTACCGCGGCGCGCAGGGACTGGACCCTGAACTGGTCAAGGACCTCGAAAAGCTCTACGGATTCGACAAGCCGATGCTCGAGCGCTACATGATGATGCTCGGGAATTACGCGCAGTTCGACTTCGGTGAGAGCTTCTTCCGCGGCCGGCCCGTGACCACGCTGATCATGGAGCGATTGCCGGTGTCCATCTCGCTCGGGCTGTGGTCCACGCTCATCATCTACGCCATATCCATTCCACTGGGCATAACCAAGGCCGTGCGCCACGGTTCAAAGTTCGATGTCTGGTCCAGCTTCGCCGTGGTGGTGGGCTACGCCATCCCGGGCTTCCTGTTCGCCATCCTGCTGGTGGTGCTGTTCGCCGGAGGCAGCTACTTCAAGCTGTTCCCTCTGCGCGGGCTGGTCTCTCCCCACTGGGAGGATCTCTCCCTGATCAAGCAGGTGCTGGACTACCTGTGGCACATGGTTCTGCCGGTCACGGCGCTGTCCATAGGCGGCTTCGCCACGCTCACCATGCTCACCAAGAACTCGTTCCTGGACGAAGTGAACAAGCTCTATGTGGTCACGGCCCGGGCCAAGGGACTGACTGAGCGACGGATTCTGTACGGCCACGTGTTCCGCAACGCCATGCTCATCATCATCGCCGGCTTTCCCGGCGCGTTCATCTCGCTCTTCTTCACGGGGGCGCTGATCATCGAGGTCATATTCTCGCTGGACGGACTCGGCCTGCTCGGCTTCGAATCCACCCTGCAGCGCGACTATCCGGTTATGTTCGGCACGCTGTACATCTTCAGCCTGCTCGGGCTGTTCATCAAACTGGTCAGTGACATCACCTACACCATGGTGGACCCACGCATCGACTTCGAGTCCAGAGGGAGCTAG
- a CDS encoding aminotransferase class V-fold PLP-dependent enzyme, translating into MLPNQRGLFDIPDDVAYLNCAFTSPLLNTARAAAEKALHVKAHPWGLTPKHFIESMETNRALFARLASCAADDVAIVPATSYGVATAARNLTPQPGERILMLAEQFPSHVYSWRRLAAQTGAVIETIPRQEDHDWTRAVLDAFDHGPRVAIAALPPCHWTDGTRVDLVRVGERCRESGAALVIDATQAMGASHVDVSAIQPDFLVTASHKWMLGAYGYGFLYVAPQHQNGEPLEENYLSRAGSEDFSRLVDYRDDYQPGARRFDVGEASMFQLAPVAEAGITQILAWSLPALVDTLAATTEKVAQRAAALGLRVAPRASRSPHMLGLGLPAGRDTSALLSALAAEQVFVSIRGSSVRVAPHLYTSEQDIETFFTVLERFLR; encoded by the coding sequence ATGCTGCCCAACCAACGCGGCCTTTTCGATATTCCGGACGACGTCGCCTATCTGAACTGCGCCTTCACCTCCCCGCTGCTCAACACGGCCCGGGCCGCGGCAGAGAAAGCGCTGCACGTCAAGGCCCACCCCTGGGGGCTCACGCCAAAGCACTTCATCGAGTCAATGGAGACGAACCGCGCGCTCTTCGCCCGCCTTGCCAGTTGCGCGGCCGACGACGTTGCCATCGTGCCCGCCACATCCTACGGCGTCGCCACAGCCGCGCGAAACCTGACTCCGCAGCCTGGCGAGCGCATCCTCATGCTCGCCGAACAGTTTCCCTCCCACGTATACTCCTGGCGCAGGCTCGCCGCCCAGACCGGCGCCGTCATCGAGACGATTCCCCGACAGGAGGACCACGACTGGACCCGCGCCGTGCTCGACGCTTTCGACCACGGACCCCGCGTGGCCATAGCCGCCCTGCCGCCCTGCCACTGGACCGACGGCACCCGCGTGGATCTCGTCCGCGTGGGGGAGCGCTGCCGCGAGTCCGGCGCCGCCCTCGTCATCGACGCCACCCAGGCCATGGGCGCTTCCCATGTGGACGTCTCTGCGATCCAGCCGGACTTCCTGGTCACGGCATCGCACAAATGGATGCTCGGCGCGTACGGTTACGGATTTCTTTACGTGGCGCCGCAGCACCAGAACGGTGAGCCCCTTGAGGAAAACTACCTTTCCCGCGCCGGCAGCGAGGACTTCTCCCGGCTCGTGGACTACCGCGACGACTACCAGCCGGGCGCGCGGCGTTTCGACGTGGGCGAGGCCTCCATGTTCCAGCTCGCCCCGGTAGCCGAGGCCGGCATCACCCAGATCCTCGCCTGGAGTCTCCCGGCCCTTGTCGACACTCTCGCCGCCACCACCGAAAAGGTTGCCCAACGCGCTGCCGCTCTCGGCTTGCGTGTCGCCCCGCGCGCCAGTCGGTCGCCCCACATGCTCGGGCTCGGCCTGCCAGCCGGCAGGGACACGTCCGCTCTGCTCTCGGCCCTGGCCGCCGAGCAGGTCTTCGTCTCCATCCGCGGCTCCAGTGTCCGCGTGGCCCCGCATCTCTACACCTCGGAACAGGATATCGAAACGTTCTTCACCGTGCTCGAACGATTTCTCCGATAA
- a CDS encoding ABC transporter ATP-binding protein yields the protein MPPIVTIEDLSVSFVSGQRTVEAVKGVSMEVERGTTHALVGESGSGKSVTAMSILRLLNPRIVRYPTGRIFFEDQEMLTAPESTLRKIRGNRVGVVFQEPMSSLNPLHTVERQIGEVLQLHRGMSAESVRKRTVELLDHVGIRDPEERLSSYPHELSGGQRQRVMIAMAVANEPDLLIADEPTTALDVTVQRKVMELLDQLRREMGMTMLLITHDLSIVRRWSERVSVMRHGKIVEHGTVDQVFEHPEREYTKMLTSTEAGEPPPPPAAAPEAILSCDDLKVWFPIKKGVLKKTVGHIKAVDGVSVAVKKGLSLGLVGESGSGKTTLGLALLRLNSSDGPILFHETRLDGLSQKEMRPYRKRLQVVFQDPFGSLSPRLTVSAIVEEGLIVQGVPPKEREERVVRVLDEVGLDAGDRHRYPHEFSGGQRQRIAIARGLALDPEVLVLDEPTSSLDRSVQFQVLELLRRLQAERGLAYLFITHDLKLVQALCHEVVVMRGGAIVEQGPTLELFENPRTDYTRELVEAAFVGRRQPTD from the coding sequence GTGCCCCCCATCGTCACCATCGAAGACCTCTCCGTGTCCTTCGTCAGCGGCCAGCGCACGGTGGAAGCGGTCAAGGGCGTCTCCATGGAGGTGGAACGCGGCACCACCCACGCACTGGTCGGCGAGTCCGGCTCGGGCAAGTCCGTCACCGCCATGTCAATCCTGCGGCTTTTGAATCCGCGGATCGTGCGCTACCCGACCGGCCGTATTTTTTTCGAAGACCAGGAGATGCTCACCGCTCCGGAATCCACGCTGCGGAAAATCCGGGGCAACCGGGTCGGCGTGGTCTTCCAGGAGCCCATGAGTTCCCTCAACCCGCTGCACACGGTGGAACGCCAGATAGGCGAGGTCCTGCAGCTGCACCGCGGCATGTCTGCAGAATCGGTCAGAAAGCGAACCGTCGAGCTTCTGGACCACGTGGGCATCCGCGACCCCGAGGAACGTCTTTCATCCTACCCGCACGAACTTTCCGGCGGCCAGCGCCAGCGCGTGATGATAGCCATGGCCGTGGCCAACGAGCCGGACCTGCTCATCGCGGACGAGCCCACCACCGCTCTGGACGTGACCGTGCAACGCAAGGTCATGGAATTGCTCGACCAGCTGCGCCGTGAAATGGGGATGACCATGCTGCTCATCACGCACGATCTGTCCATCGTCAGGCGCTGGTCCGAGCGGGTGAGCGTGATGCGCCATGGGAAGATTGTGGAGCACGGAACCGTGGACCAGGTGTTCGAACATCCCGAGCGCGAGTACACGAAGATGCTCACGTCCACGGAGGCCGGGGAGCCCCCGCCCCCCCCGGCGGCCGCGCCCGAGGCGATCCTCTCCTGCGACGACCTCAAGGTCTGGTTCCCTATCAAAAAGGGGGTGCTCAAGAAGACCGTGGGGCACATCAAGGCCGTGGACGGGGTGTCCGTCGCGGTGAAGAAGGGACTTTCCCTGGGCCTCGTGGGCGAGTCCGGCTCCGGCAAAACAACCCTCGGCCTCGCGCTGCTGCGGCTCAACTCTTCGGACGGCCCCATCCTGTTTCACGAAACGCGGCTGGACGGTCTTTCACAGAAAGAGATGCGCCCCTACCGCAAACGGCTCCAGGTTGTCTTCCAGGACCCCTTCGGCTCATTGTCCCCGCGGCTCACCGTGAGCGCCATCGTGGAGGAAGGGCTGATCGTGCAGGGCGTTCCTCCGAAAGAGCGTGAGGAGCGCGTGGTGCGCGTGCTGGACGAAGTGGGCTTGGATGCCGGGGACCGCCATCGCTACCCCCACGAATTTTCCGGCGGCCAACGGCAGCGCATCGCCATCGCGCGGGGCCTGGCGCTGGACCCAGAAGTGCTCGTGCTGGACGAGCCGACATCCTCGCTGGACCGTTCCGTACAATTCCAGGTGCTGGAGCTGTTGCGCCGGCTGCAGGCCGAGCGCGGTCTGGCCTACCTGTTCATCACCCACGACCTCAAGCTGGTGCAGGCGCTTTGCCACGAAGTCGTGGTCATGCGCGGCGGCGCCATCGTGGAACAGGGACCCACCCTGGAGCTTTTCGAAAATCCAAGGACAGACTACACCCGCGAGCTCGTGGAGGCGGCCTTTGTCGGAAGGAGGCAACCAACGGACTAG
- a CDS encoding extracellular solute-binding protein, translating to MKFVLWRTIATFLLLTFLMAGTAHAERRHALSLHSEPKYGPEFTHFDYVNPNAPKGGLVRFGSIGSYDNFNPFIIKGISADGLGLVYDMLTVKSDDEPFTEYGLIAESMEVAPDNTSVTFHLRPEAKFADGEPVTAGDVEFTFHTLVDKGSPLYKRYYADVKNVVVEDEHTVRFEFISGQNPELPLILGQLPVLPRHFWEGKQFDAVNLDVPLGSGPYELSSFKTGSHVVYTLRDDYWGKDLPVNRGRNNFGTVRYDYYRDDTIAIEALKAGEFDYRQERIAKAWATAYKGPPFDRGHIVMEEIPHSLSGGMQGFVMNTRRDVFRDPRVRYAMNFAFDFEWTNKNLFYDQYARTESYFSNSDLASTGLPSQAELKLLEPFRGKIPEEVFTTEYKAPKTDGSGNVRENLRAALQLLSEAGYTLENGVQTKDGKKLEIELLMRDPAFERIVLPYIRNLERIGVKVTPRMVDDSQYINRLNAYDFDMTTAVLPQSNSPGNEQRYMFSSEAAGTPGARNYMGVQNEAVDALIESIINADSREALITACRAMDRVLLWGHYVVPQWHTGYFRLAYWDLLERPGDNPPYGLDLFSWWIDPEKAEAIRAVRGK from the coding sequence ATGAAGTTCGTTCTCTGGCGCACCATCGCGACATTTCTTCTCTTGACGTTCCTCATGGCGGGCACGGCCCATGCCGAGCGGAGGCATGCTTTGTCCCTGCACTCGGAGCCCAAGTACGGTCCGGAGTTCACCCATTTCGACTATGTGAATCCGAACGCTCCGAAAGGCGGTCTGGTTCGCTTTGGCTCGATCGGTTCCTACGACAACTTCAATCCCTTCATCATCAAAGGCATCTCAGCCGACGGCCTGGGCCTCGTCTACGATATGCTCACCGTCAAGTCGGATGACGAACCCTTCACCGAATACGGCCTTATCGCCGAATCCATGGAGGTCGCTCCGGATAACACATCGGTGACTTTCCACCTGAGACCGGAAGCCAAATTCGCTGACGGCGAGCCCGTGACCGCGGGCGACGTGGAGTTTACCTTCCACACGCTCGTGGACAAGGGCAGCCCGCTTTACAAGCGCTACTATGCGGATGTGAAGAACGTGGTCGTGGAAGACGAGCATACGGTGCGGTTCGAATTCATCAGCGGCCAGAATCCGGAGTTGCCGCTCATCCTGGGCCAGCTTCCCGTGTTGCCGAGGCACTTCTGGGAGGGCAAGCAGTTCGACGCCGTGAACCTGGACGTGCCGCTCGGCAGCGGACCGTACGAGTTGAGCAGCTTCAAGACCGGCTCCCATGTGGTGTACACCCTGCGCGACGATTACTGGGGCAAGGACCTGCCCGTGAACAGAGGCCGCAACAATTTCGGCACTGTGCGCTACGACTACTACCGCGACGACACCATCGCCATCGAGGCGCTCAAGGCCGGGGAGTTCGACTACCGGCAGGAACGCATCGCCAAGGCCTGGGCCACCGCGTACAAGGGGCCGCCCTTCGACAGGGGCCACATCGTGATGGAGGAGATCCCCCACTCGCTGTCCGGCGGCATGCAGGGGTTCGTCATGAACACCCGTCGCGATGTGTTCAGGGATCCGCGCGTGCGCTACGCCATGAACTTCGCATTTGATTTCGAGTGGACGAACAAGAACCTGTTCTATGACCAGTACGCGCGCACGGAGAGCTACTTCTCCAACTCGGATCTCGCCTCCACAGGCCTGCCGTCCCAAGCGGAACTGAAGCTGCTGGAACCCTTCCGCGGCAAAATTCCCGAAGAGGTTTTCACCACCGAGTACAAAGCCCCGAAAACTGACGGCAGCGGCAATGTCCGCGAGAACCTGCGCGCCGCACTGCAGTTGCTTTCAGAAGCCGGATACACCCTGGAAAACGGCGTGCAGACCAAGGACGGCAAGAAGCTCGAAATCGAACTGCTCATGCGAGACCCGGCCTTCGAACGCATCGTGCTGCCGTACATCCGCAACCTGGAGCGCATCGGCGTGAAGGTCACGCCGCGGATGGTCGACGACTCCCAGTACATAAATCGTCTGAACGCATACGATTTCGACATGACCACGGCGGTGCTGCCGCAATCCAACTCTCCGGGCAACGAGCAGCGCTACATGTTCTCTTCCGAAGCGGCTGGCACGCCCGGCGCCCGCAACTACATGGGCGTCCAGAATGAGGCTGTGGACGCGCTCATCGAGAGCATTATCAACGCGGACAGCCGCGAGGCGCTTATAACCGCATGCCGGGCCATGGATCGCGTGCTGCTGTGGGGCCATTACGTGGTGCCGCAGTGGCATACGGGCTATTTCCGGCTGGCGTACTGGGATCTGCTGGAACGGCCGGGCGACAACCCGCCTTATGGTCTCGATCTCTTCAGCTGGTGGATCGATCCGGAGAAAGCCGAAGCGATCCGCGCGGTTCGGGGCAAGTAG
- a CDS encoding carboxypeptidase regulatory-like domain-containing protein yields MIATRWLQSAAIILAPLFLVAFLASLPALAVSVETSAQGSAPYVTGGFGKDERTAMTRALPDYNLKLEFAQGGRAYVAGAAVRIQGQGVVIDTTVDGPWLLARLPAGSYAITASLNGVDRSENVEVRSGVTRAVFRW; encoded by the coding sequence ATGATTGCAACCCGATGGCTACAATCTGCAGCGATCATCCTCGCACCCCTTTTTCTCGTGGCCTTTCTCGCATCACTGCCGGCTCTCGCCGTGAGCGTGGAGACCAGTGCGCAAGGCAGCGCTCCCTACGTGACCGGCGGTTTCGGCAAGGATGAGCGAACGGCCATGACCCGCGCCCTGCCGGACTACAACCTCAAGCTCGAGTTCGCCCAGGGCGGACGCGCCTACGTGGCCGGCGCCGCGGTGCGCATTCAGGGGCAGGGCGTAGTCATCGACACCACAGTCGATGGCCCGTGGCTCCTGGCCAGACTGCCGGCCGGATCCTACGCCATCACCGCTTCGCTGAACGGCGTGGACAGGTCGGAAAACGTCGAGGTCCGCAGCGGCGTGACCCGAGCCGTTTTCCGTTGGTAG
- a CDS encoding ABC transporter permease, with amino-acid sequence MAAILNPIQRRRWQAFKANRRGYVSLWLFLFLFIMSLGAEVISNDKPLLVRFQGEFYVPILRSYPETTFGGIFPTEAKYRDPYVRELIEADGWMLWPLVPYNYKTINYDLPQPAPSPPTWENLLGTDDQGRDILARVIYGFRISVLFGLVLTVASSAVGIVVGALQGYHGGWVDILGQRFMEIWQGLPVLFLLIILSSFVQPNFWWLLGIMLLFSWMALVDLVRAEFLRGRNLEYVLAARALGLSDRVIMFKHILPNAMVSTVTFMPFILSGSITTLTALDFLGFGLPIGSPSLGELLSQGKANLQAPWIGFTAFITLAVMLSLLVFIGEGLRDALDPRHEAGRG; translated from the coding sequence GTGGCGGCCATCCTCAACCCCATCCAGCGCCGGCGCTGGCAGGCTTTCAAGGCAAACCGCAGGGGCTACGTCTCGCTGTGGCTGTTCCTGTTCCTGTTCATCATGAGCCTCGGCGCCGAGGTCATCTCCAACGACAAGCCGCTGCTCGTCCGCTTTCAGGGCGAGTTCTACGTGCCGATCCTCAGGTCGTACCCGGAAACGACCTTCGGCGGCATTTTTCCTACAGAAGCAAAATATCGCGACCCGTACGTGCGGGAACTCATCGAGGCCGACGGCTGGATGCTCTGGCCGCTCGTGCCCTACAACTACAAGACCATCAATTACGACCTGCCGCAACCGGCGCCCAGTCCGCCCACTTGGGAAAACCTCCTGGGCACGGACGACCAGGGCCGGGACATCCTGGCGCGGGTCATCTACGGTTTCCGCATCTCGGTGCTGTTCGGTCTGGTGCTCACCGTGGCGAGCTCCGCCGTAGGCATCGTGGTGGGCGCGCTGCAAGGTTACCACGGCGGCTGGGTGGATATCCTGGGCCAACGGTTCATGGAGATATGGCAGGGTCTGCCGGTGCTCTTTCTGCTCATCATCCTGTCCAGCTTTGTGCAGCCCAACTTCTGGTGGCTGCTGGGAATCATGCTGCTGTTCAGCTGGATGGCCCTGGTGGATCTGGTGCGCGCGGAATTTCTGCGCGGCCGCAATCTGGAATACGTGCTGGCTGCGCGGGCGCTGGGCCTTTCGGATCGGGTCATCATGTTCAAGCATATCCTGCCTAACGCCATGGTCTCCACCGTGACGTTCATGCCGTTCATCCTCAGCGGCTCCATCACCACGCTCACCGCTCTGGATTTCCTGGGCTTCGGACTGCCCATCGGATCGCCGAGCCTGGGCGAACTGCTTTCCCAGGGCAAGGCGAACCTGCAGGCGCCGTGGATCGGCTTCACCGCGTTCATCACGCTGGCGGTGATGCTCTCGCTGCTCGTGTTCATCGGCGAAGGGTTGCGCGATGCGCTGGACCCACGCCACGAAGCGGGGAGAGGTTAG
- a CDS encoding LysR family transcriptional regulator: MDIRQLTYFVAVAEEGHFGRAAERVHIAQPPLSQQIKKLEDELGVRLFDRTSRRVALTRAGEVLYERAVDILSRMHAAEEQLRAMAEGRRGRLSVGFVGPAMESRLPEAVRAYREARPDVTLTLKQLSTMQQLELVAEGQLDVGFVRLFDEQPALMERRLFLQEEYVLAVPQAHPLAQDAGPVQLAALAGESWIVFPRESGPKLYDAIMDACRQEGFTPRIVQETLGKQTTAALVAAGMGISLLPRGTTLSRPGLVTREIEGPLPLMEIWAVWRTGNDAATVHEFLDAVGAEAGWV; the protein is encoded by the coding sequence ATGGACATTCGACAGCTTACCTACTTCGTGGCCGTGGCTGAGGAAGGACATTTCGGACGGGCGGCCGAACGCGTGCACATTGCCCAGCCGCCGCTCAGCCAGCAGATCAAGAAACTGGAGGACGAGCTCGGTGTGCGGTTGTTCGACCGTACGAGCCGACGCGTCGCGCTGACCCGCGCCGGCGAGGTTTTATATGAGCGGGCCGTGGACATCCTCTCCCGCATGCATGCTGCCGAGGAGCAACTGAGGGCTATGGCAGAGGGGCGCCGGGGCAGGTTGTCCGTGGGGTTCGTGGGGCCGGCCATGGAGAGCCGGCTGCCGGAGGCGGTGCGCGCCTACCGGGAGGCGCGGCCGGACGTGACGCTCACGCTGAAGCAGCTCAGCACCATGCAGCAGTTGGAACTCGTGGCGGAGGGGCAACTGGATGTGGGCTTCGTACGCCTTTTCGACGAGCAGCCCGCATTAATGGAGCGGCGTCTTTTTTTGCAGGAAGAGTACGTTCTGGCCGTGCCCCAGGCGCACCCCCTGGCGCAGGACGCAGGGCCTGTCCAGCTGGCAGCGCTGGCCGGGGAATCATGGATCGTCTTCCCCCGGGAGTCCGGCCCCAAGCTGTATGATGCGATCATGGACGCCTGCCGTCAGGAGGGGTTCACCCCGCGCATCGTTCAGGAAACTCTAGGGAAACAGACCACGGCGGCGCTCGTCGCCGCAGGCATGGGAATATCGCTTCTGCCCCGCGGCACCACGTTATCGCGGCCGGGACTGGTGACGCGAGAGATCGAAGGGCCGCTGCCCCTGATGGAGATTTGGGCTGTATGGCGCACAGGAAACGACGCGGCAACGGTGCACGAGTTCCTGGACGCCGTGGGCGCCGAAGCCGGCTGGGTGTGA
- a CDS encoding carboxymuconolactone decarboxylase family protein translates to MNRNPDSSASASYPGSRSSAGHQAPEDQSERHMRGLANLARVDGHGGAEVLAAVEAVSPDLARYLVEFAFGDVYARPGLSLRDREIAALTALAAQSAWPQFKVHVRAALRAGLTRNEIIELVIQAAVYCGFPTALNALFATGDVFAAMEEE, encoded by the coding sequence ATGAACAGAAATCCCGATTCTTCGGCGTCCGCATCGTATCCCGGCTCGCGCAGCAGCGCCGGTCACCAGGCGCCGGAAGATCAATCCGAGCGCCATATGCGCGGTCTGGCCAATCTCGCCCGCGTGGACGGCCACGGCGGCGCCGAGGTGCTCGCCGCAGTGGAAGCCGTGAGTCCGGACCTGGCGCGCTATCTGGTGGAATTCGCGTTCGGCGATGTCTACGCCCGGCCAGGCCTCTCCCTGCGCGATCGGGAAATAGCCGCGCTTACCGCCCTGGCTGCCCAGTCGGCCTGGCCTCAGTTCAAGGTCCATGTGCGCGCGGCCTTGCGCGCCGGCCTCACGCGCAACGAAATCATCGAACTCGTCATCCAGGCTGCCGTGTACTGCGGTTTTCCCACGGCGCTCAACGCGTTGTTCGCCACCGGCGACGTCTTTGCGGCCATGGAGGAAGAGTGA